The genomic region CCGACACCGACTTCTCTTATCGTGATTCACCGCACGGTTTTCTGACTTTTCTTAACAACCCTCTTGGctgcgttttttttttcttccttCTTGATTCGCGACTCTCTAAATACAAACCAAAAAATCAGCCCCAAACCCCCTTGATTTGCGACTAACCTTCTCAACCGAACACCCTCTTGATGCTTTGATATCACAAAACTTCTCAGATTTTGTGTCTTTTGCAAATTTCAAATACCCAAACTTCTCAGATTTGCGATTGCTTCTTCAAACCAGAATACAAACTTCTCAGATTTGCTTCCGTCTTCTTAACCCGAATCATAGCCTCTTGCCGTGATttgaattaacaaaaaaaaactcAGAATCTGAACACCCTCAGTGATGATCAGATAAAAATCGAACACCCTCCTGATGAACGATTAACGAACGAACAACAATCGTACCCCCTTGATGAGATTGGTGTTAAAACTTAACAAAAAACAACCTAATCGATGCCTCCTGCGTGATCAGAATTGTTAGGGGAATTCAACCACCCGCCTGATGATTGTTTTCCGAAACGAATTTgagccctaggctctgataccactgttgcccAGAATCTTCTTAACGAACAATGAAAATCACAATGAACGAATAAACATAAACTAACCTTGATTGAATGAATACAAATCGTGAATATGTACAAGTGAATGATTTTACAATAGAAATctaaccctatttatactaacTGAAGAGGTGCGAATCCAATAGACGTGTTTCTTCACGAACAGGTATGTCTTTTGATCTTGTGGCTGTAATCGAAGATGAAGGGTTGCGTCCCTGTGTTTCTTGTTTCCTGTCGTTGATCAGAGAAGGGGTGTGTCCCCTGGATGTGTCGATTCCAACATGTAGGTTACTAACTTTCTTTTTGTCGCATCTAGTCCCCGCACTTCTATCActaatctaattctaataaaactAACTATTAACTAATTACATAATGAACCCTAATACTCATAGGATGTGAAGAGATTATGATTTCATTCACCCCCCTAATCTCGAACATCCTTAAGTTGCACCTTGATCTTTCTCCATGTCTTGCTTGCCATTATGTGCTTGTTGAAGTAGATCATTGCAGTCTTCTTTGATTGCCATTAGGAGAGTTGGTTCCTCGTCTTCCTGTACCAGATTTGTTTCTTCTCCTCTTTGATTTGATTCAGGACAATCTGAGGCATAATGACCAAACTTTTGGCAATTGTAGCATTTTATCTTGCTTAAATCCTTCCCAAACTTCTTTTGGTTGCTTCTACTCTTATAAGCATCATGTGAtgaatcttcatcatcttcttcttcttgttgtttgAACTTTCCATCACGCCACTTGCCTTGTGATGAACCGAACCTTCCTTGTCCATTGTTCCCAAAACGTCTTCCACGACCATAGTTCTTGTCGCGTCGCGTATACATAAGTTTCTCTTGATTATATACCGGGTTTTCATCCACCAAACCGGTCCTTTCTTCATAGGCTTTCAATCTTCCAATTGTCTCATCTAGCGTCGTTGTTTCCAAATCAGCGAATTGTTCAATGGTTGCAACAATTTGAACGAACCTTTTTGGTACAGAACTCAGAAGTTTCC from Helianthus annuus cultivar XRQ/B chromosome 10, HanXRQr2.0-SUNRISE, whole genome shotgun sequence harbors:
- the LOC118483298 gene encoding uncharacterized protein LOC118483298, producing MIEPKENTQADEKKDMMATAYLYQELPEDMIIQVANCKSAKEIWDALKTRHVGADRVQKARLQTLKTEFEMLKMKEEDTIDSFTARLNSIVTRASGLGSTFDQPTLVRKLLSSVPKRFVQIVATIEQFADLETTTLDETIGRLKAYEERTGLVDENPVYNQEKLMYTRRDKNYGRGRRFGNNGQGRFGSSQGKWRDGKFKQQEEEDDEDSSHDAYKSRSNQKKFGKDLSKIKCYNCQKFGHYASDCPESNQRGEETNLVQEDEEPTLLMAIKEDCNDLLQQAHNGKQDMEKDQGAT